From the genome of Nicotiana sylvestris chromosome 2, ASM39365v2, whole genome shotgun sequence, one region includes:
- the LOC104221597 gene encoding autophagy protein 5, with protein MGSKGAGGSEAQKYVWEGAIPLQIHLHESEVTTLPPPPPALILAPRIGYLPLLGTKIKPFFSNSLPPGVDTIWFEYKGLPLKWYIPTGVLFDLLCAEPERPWNLTVHFRGYPGNILTPCEGEDSAKWSFINSLKEAAYIINGNCKNVMNMSQPDQLELWRSIMDGNLEAYLRISSKLKLGLVVDDFSIQLSSSSPKSPESTQNADGTGPAKTGRIPVRLYVRTINEDFDDLQDAPAVESWDKISYINRPVEIHGDGGKCFTLCDAITKLLPELFGEKLLPKDDVSGEEVEVGQRLSLEETNKSSTGQSGEMLNERIVSCSVSDGAEIKLIHIQGIEPKMEIPFAWVVNNLMNPDYFLHICVYVKIQEPITI; from the exons ATGGGAAGTAAAGGAGCCGGAGGAAGTGAAGCACAGAAATACGTATGGGAAGGAGCAATTCCACTACAGATTCACCTTCACGAATCCGAAGTCACTACTCTCCCTCCTCCCCCCCCTGCTCTG ATTTTAGCTCCTCGAATAGGTTACCTGCCTCTTTTAGGAACAAAAATAAAACCTTTCTTCAGTAATTCACTTCCTCCTGGTGTAGATACCATATGGTTTGAGTACAAAGGCTTGCCTCTCAAATG GTATATACCAACTGGGGTACTCTTTGATCTTCTTTGTGCAGAACCTGAACGTCCTTGGAATCTGACG GTACATTTTAGAGGATATCCTGGAAATATTTTAACACCTTGTGAAGGCGAAGATAGTGCAAAGTGGAGTTTTATCAATTCACTAAAAGAG GCAGCATACATAATCAATGGGAACTGCAAGAATGTAATGAATATGTCCCAACCTGATCAATTAGAACTCTGGCGCTCCATTATGGATG GTAATTTAGAAGCTTATCTCCGAATCTCGTCTAAGCTTAAACTTGGCCTAGTGGTGGATGATTTTTCAATACAACTTAGCTCTTCCTCTCCTAAATCACCGGAAAGCACTCAAAATGCAGATGGCACAGGACCAGCTAAAACAG GTAGAATACCGGTTCGACTGTATGTTAGGACTATCAATGAGGATTTTGATGACTTGCAAGATGCACCTGCAGTTGAAAGTTGGGACAAAATCTCTTACATAAACAGACCTGTTGAGATCCATGGAGATG GAGGCAAATGCTTCACCTTGTGTGACGCAATAACGAAGCTTCTGCCGGAGCTGTTTGGGGAAAAACTGCTGCCAAAAGATGACGTTTCTGGAGAAGAAGTTGAGGTTGGACAGAGATTATCTCTTGAAGAAACAAACAAGAGCAGCACGGGACAAAGTGGAGAGATGTTGAATGAGCGCATTGTCTCCTGCTCTGTGTCAGATGGTGCTGAGATTAAGCTCATACACATTCAGGGAATTGAACCAAAGATGGAGATTCCTTTTGCATGGGTGGTAAACAATTTGATGAACCCTGATTACTTTCTTCATATCTGTGTATATGTCAAAATTCAAGAACCCATCACCATATAG
- the LOC104221596 gene encoding expansin-A13-like, with protein MLVLLFLVAFTLCSTTSFAHSHYNWSPSSTTTEWRPARATYYAAADPRDVVGGACGYGDLERNGYGKSTAGLSTVLFDRGQICGACFQVRCVEDLRWCIPGTSIIVTATNFCAPNYGFEPDGGGHCNPPNAHFVLPIEAFEKIAIWKASNMPIQYRRIKCRKEGGVRFTLDGAGIFLSVLISNVAGAGDIVAAKIKGSRTGWLSMGRNWGQNWHINADLKNQPLSFEITSSDGVTLTSYNVAPKNWNFGQTFQGKQFET; from the exons ATGCTAGTGCTACTATTCCTAGTAGCATTCACACTCTGTTCTACGACGTCGTTCGCCCATTCCCACTATAACTGGTCTCCATCTTCCACCACCACAGAGTGGCGACCAGCACGGGCCACCTACTACGCCGCCGCGGACCCACGTGACGTTGTGGGCGGCGCCTGCGGGTACGGGGATTTGGAGAGAAACGGCTACGGTAAATCCACAGCTGGTCTTAGCACTGTGCTGTTTGACAGGGGTCAGATCTGCGGTGCGTGCTTTCAAGTCAGGTGTGTGGAGGACCTGCGGTGGTGCATTCCCGGTACATCAATTATTGTGACGGCGACGAATTTTTGTGCTCCCAATTATGGGTTTGAACCAGATGGTGGGGGCCATTGTAACCCTCCTAATGCACATTTTGTGTTGCCCATTGAAGCCTTTGAGAAAATTGCTATTTGGAAAGCTTCCAATATGCCCATTCAATATCGCAG AATAAAGTGCAGAAAGGAAGGAGGAGTTCGGTTCACTCTCGATGGTGCTGGAATATTCTTGTCAGTTCTAATCAGTAATGTTGCAGGTGCAGGTGATATAGTGGCAGCAAAAATTAAGGGTTCCAGAACAGGATGGCTTTCTATGGGTAGGAATTGGGGCCAAAACTGGCACATCAATGCTGATCTGAAGAATCAGCCACTTTCTTTTGAGATTACTAGTAGTGATGGAGTCACATTGACATCTTACAATGTTGCTCCCAAGAACTGGAATTTTGGTCAGACCTTTCAAGGCAAGCAGTTTGAAACATAA